Below is a genomic region from Anabas testudineus chromosome 13, fAnaTes1.2, whole genome shotgun sequence.
CACACAACATGTGCTGCATACTGTAGTTCGTCACATGTGCATTATATAGTGTGAATGTGACTAAATCCTGCACCTGCCTTATGCCCCTGATTATAGAGCTATTGATGCAGTGGTCAACTTCCTGCTGGTGTGGTACTATTGTACATTAACCATCAGAGAAAGTATCCTCATCACCAATGGCTCCCGGTCAGtagcttttctttcattattacTCTTACATCATAATTTGAGGAAGGATATATTGTATAGTGTACTGCCAATGATTTTTCCTCTCACTAttttataaacacatttgttattGTAGCAtcatcttttttcattttagtgtaTTTATGTCAAAGTAACTGTATTTTCTTAAGCATGTCctttaacaacacatttaacaagtgttaaaagataataaaatgtttctgacatCACAGAATCAAAGGCTGGTGGGTCTTTCATCACTACATCTCAGCCTTTTTGTCTGGTGTAATGTTGACGTGGTGAGTAGAggacaataaaaacactgaacaacacacaAAGAAGCCATGAAACTATTTTACCATAGTTAAACTTCAAATTCATATTATACTTGCTTGTATTTCTCATTGTCACCTATTGTCTTCCTgatatattcatttttattatacattataagtgtatatacatttttgtaatGATGCATTTTCTGCCGTTCACACCAAAGGCCAGATGGGAACCTGTACAAGACATTCAGAAACCAGTTCCTTGCATACTGCTTGTACCAAAGTAAGGtcaacacacatgcaaaacttCATGATTCCCTTTTCCTAATCAAACCAAAGACTGATGTCTTTTATGTGAAACGTGCAGGTTTTGTTCAGTGTCTGCAGTGCTATTATCAGAGTGGATGTCTGTATAGACTACGAGCCCTGGGAGAAAGACACAACATGGATCTGACCGTGGGTGAGATACAAAACTCCAAGGACGCAGATGCTTTCAGCCAGTCATGACAGAATCCGTCATGTCTGGTCTTTCTCATTCTCAGTCCTGTAATAAGCAGATGTGggagtaaaaaaaataacaaaaaacttctaaactgataaaaaaattcttctgctttttgttttttagaggGATTTCAGTCCTGGATGTGGAAAGGGCTGACGTTTCTTTTGCCCTTCCTGTTTTTTGGTCATGTGAGTTCCAACTGTGACGCCTCTAATGTGACAGATAAAGATAATGTTCAGAGGAACTTGACTAATTTCTCGCAAACTGCTTAGTTTCCACTGAAAAAAGTGCTTTGTCATTGTTTAGTCTGGTCAACCAAACAAGCTGATACAAAATGCTGATGTCATTCTTTGGCTAATACTATACTACATATTTAGGACCAACGTGACGAAGTGTTTTTGGTGATGTCAAATAAATTCagcatgtctctgtttttgcaTTGGCtggtgtgatgtgtttttttatatccaTTCAGATAATGTTTTGTCCTTATAGTTCTGGCAGCTGTTCAATGGCATCACTCTCTTCAGGATGGCTCAGGTGTCAGACTTGAAAGAATGGCAGGTCAGTCACCAGATGTTACAAGTTTACCCTGTCCCTGTCTCTTATCTTTACACCATCAACACATACAACTGTGTGTTCATATTTGGACATCACTGGTGGCCTAGCATTACATTATAATGTGgtctatgtacagtatttagtgagtttcatttataatattttccttgtgtatgtaaaacattacaGACTCATTTAGTTTGAACCTCACTTGCACTACTTCTGACTACATCCACACCTGATCCCCTCCATCAAGATCAAGAAAGAATTCACTGAAACTTTTATGCTTACTCATGCTTTGTTTTCTATGTTCCATGTGTTTCCAGGTATTGATGTGTGGTCTCTGCTTCCTTATTCTCTTTATGGGGAACTTCTTCACCACTGTTGCTGTGGTTCGCCAGAAATTCAAAACCCGGAATCAGAAACTAAAGAGTCtatgatgaattaaaaaaacagaaaagcctGCAAAATGGTGTCTCACATGCTTCTCTTCAAATGCAAGCTCATGTTAACACTATTGCTCTCATCATCAATATTTTTCACAGTAGTAGTATTATCAGTCAACTGTCAGTGATCgcaataaaaaatgtgtgtgatggaAAATCAGTCATcactaaaatgtaatttatgctGTACAAtgactctgtgtttttatctttgcgttaaaaaggaaaattactCTCCTTATTCCTGAATAAAACCATCTATATAGAAAATATACTATTTTACAGACACACTAGCATCTGTGAAGACGTTATTATGAACCAACATTGACAAACGTACTTACAGTGAGGAGGAAAGCAACAATAAATGAGTCTTCTACTTGGAATTTCGCTAATTTCGCAATGATGTACAAAACGAACAAAAACCTGAAAAGTTTGCATTGCATTGCATCGTGTTATTGCATTAACATGTAAGCAGTAcatccattttgtttttgcaaatgaCCTTGCATAGCTTTTTCTATATAACAgtgcttattatttttataaattattctTATTAAGCTTAAAATggagtggaaaaagtattatGGCTGACATATACACagataaaagtattaaaatttAAGATAAACCGattgtgtattgtatttgttataGCAGTTCCACTAAAGTGTGATTCCATTTCTATATttctcaaaacattttatttaaacaactataaatattcaaactttcacattaaaatccaagaaaaaaaggagataaAAACGTATCTAAACACGTGTTgaactttttttctctcttttttttcctcttaatcAACTCACAACCTATAGTTTATCTTGTGACTGGTAAATAGTATACTGTTTATTGGGTAGTTAAAACTACAATAATTAAGTGCTGCCTATATGTTGTTGCATCAGTATTAACAATAGAGTtgtaagtaactaagtacaatAACTCAAGTAAAAGGTATATTTACTTAACTAgtatattaaaatacttttacagTCTATTTCGTAAGTGAACtcttatatacatatttaactAAAATTGCAGTATAGTGCTTTTTTAGGCAAGTACAGAACTTGCATGTGTGCTTCGGTGTTCATTTTACGTACTCATAATCAGAGGTGATATATCATAGATCAATCACACATTTTCACCAAAGGCTTTTCCTTGTGTATTGTGAATCTGTGGTTTTTGTTATCTAAGTAAATGGTTTTGAGTAAGTCTTCCACCACTGAACAGCACAGCTGAGGATCCAAGCAGATGAAAAAAACTCACAGTTTGTTCAACACGTTTCCTTGGCACTGTTAACATTTACAGCCTTCAAATTCTGGAGGTCACATTTGATGAGTGTGCCTTTCAGTCAGTCTGTTCTGCTAGTTGGATTACATAGCCATGACCTTTGGCCTGCTGTACTACGACAGCTATTTACTAGTGCAGGCTACATGTGCACAGTGACATTAGGTAATGCCTCCAAGACTGGTCCAACTGTAAACACGTGTTCGGGTAAACTAAAAACGGAAGATTACATTTCATAATCTATTACAGTAGattaatgtctttaaaaacatgacGCTGCAACTTCTAAAGATCTTGAAACAGGCCCAGATGAGTTGTTTTTAGCGTTGGAAGTCTTGAGACCTCCCCCGCTGCCAGGATCGAGTTGGTTTGCTCCTACGCAGCGTAAACTTTCCTTCCGCATTGAGCCGAGCGTGAGCCTGACGCGAAGAGGAGACAAGAAGGTGAGCAGCACACCGACACCCCATCCgtgaaaaaactaaaagtctGTAGTCTGTGGCAGTTTCTGGATTTATACTTCGGTGATTAGAGACTTACACGGAATGTAGAAACTTAAAATACAAGGCAAATATTCAGCTTTTACATTGAAAGAAGTGCCGATTCAGGTGTTACGCAAACTGAGGCTAACTTTAAAGTTATCTCGTTGGACAAAGTCGAATTATAACCATATATAGTTTAAAATACTTACTATTACTCGTTGTAATAAGATGTGTTCATATCACGCTTTAGACAACAGTATGTTAGTATCTGATTAAACCTGTGTTTTCTAACACTGTAGTGTTGTCTCGATCCAGAGAATAGTCATGGCCCTAAGTCCACTCCGTTGTCTGTTATGGTCATTTTACTGGTTTCATCATGTCCGGTGTTGGTTTCAGAAACGAGTTAACTTCATTAAAACGAGTTAAACTGGTCGCCGGTCTCACACTACTCGCGGAGCTTCATTCATGACCCCGCAATCCCAGAGGTTTCACAATTATTTGCGTAAAGCAGAAGAGTTGAACTGTCAGGATGAACTCCAGTAAACCTAGTCCGGGTCACTGTGAAGCCCACAGGCAACACAGTGACCCGGACTTTATTTCACAAGTTAGagtgaggtaaaaaaaaacaaacaaacagctggaatatctgaaaaaatactaaaacacgTAATTAATTATCAAGATAGCAGCTGATTAATAGAATAATTGTTGCAACTGGATGTTTTTTCAACTTTGGTCATAAGAAGTAATACTTCATTAATAGAAGTTGTCTTTATTACAGTGTTGTCAAATGTTTTCCAGTTATTAAGACAACACTGCAGTCTATATAGCTAACTTTATAtgtcacattgtgtttttagtttgagCTCCTGATTGAGCCCATTGGGAGATCACCAAGCGACGTAGTTGACATGGATAATGTAACACAACAATCGAGAGGCACTGATGTAGTTCGGTGCCTtagcttgttgttcttttcctggaTGATCCATTTAGTAGATACGTCTAGCTGTAACTAATATTTctttccttatttatttataaaatctaCTCAACACCTCTCTAAAACAGGTATTAATGAGGTGTCCTTAAAGTAATGGTTACGTACCACATAACTGCACGGTACTTTGTTCAAGTTAAGCCAGGTCACACTGACCCATATCTGTCAgtggaaagaaattaattaaacaaaatttaATCTCTTCTATGAGGGCAAGATTTAGATAGggttttatttagatttaggtgTACCTGGcaactaatgtgtgtgtttttagttgtactgtatattttaataagGCTCTCAAATCATGTCAgatgtatctctctctctctttaaattGCTGATGATGATATATTTGCTCATATTATCTTACTCCTGATAAATCTTATCTGTGTACATGTCAGCCATAAATGAtgttattacaaaaatacaaaagttaCATTTGAGGTAATTAAGAACTAATGTTGCAGTTACATAGTTTGTCTACGAGCGACCACTGACGACATAGGTTTGTTCTTTAATAAATACCTATAGTGATTTGTGTGAGAATGTTCATGTTATGTTTGTTTACCCAAAAATGATAACTATCTACCAAAGCATTAGCAGACGTTTTACACTCTTATTACTGGTATCATCCTTAAAAATCCAGTATTAGTGAGATTATAGATTTGATGAATGGGACGATTTTAGGTGAACTATCTGCTGCAGGTGTCAGAGAAACCTCTGCACTGGGTAGTGAAGAGATTTGCCCAACAGTGACTCAGCAATTTAGTGGTGAGCAACCCAGTGCCTCATTGAGTGCGTGTCTGCGTAGCAGAGAAAACTGATGCCAGACAAACAGTTTCCTAGTTGGGAACCAGCCAGTGTACAGGGTCACACAAAACCCGATCTCATTCTTTTCACTCCTTGAACCAAACCTGAGAGTTCAGAACATCACGTCCTTGTGTGCTCATCGTGAACAGAGTTATTGTTGTAAGTGCATAAGAAATTGCTTATGTATTAAAAGCACTGGGTTACAGTGTTATAGAATGTTGAGCCAAATGTAAAGCTTATTGTCCAGCAATGCTTGAACAGAAGCTGTCATTGTATGGGTTAATATGTAGAGTACTGCTCACATATGTTAGCAATCATAttgttttgtgcagctgcagttttgttcagttttacacTGGAACTTTCACATTTAACATGGGTTTTAAGTTCGTTGTCccttaaaattatatttaagaaCTTATCTTTTTAAGTtcttaaatatacattttatatattgtatagtacattatataaaataagTAGTAATCAGTATAGGGTACGTGTACAAGGACACATGTACTTTTACTCCTACACAAGTTGTAGGACTAAAACAAACTTATCTTTAACTAATTCCAATAATATTCAGCTGTACATATGGTTCCTGTTGCCCTCTACACACGGCATTACCTAATTTACTGTTTATACAGTGCATTACATAACTAAATTGCTTTACTATCATTGAATGACTTGTTTATGCTTTGGCATACTGAtatgattttcatttttaccttccttctccttctctcaatccaaaatagtttttgtggattattgatatttaatatattttagtATATTTACATGAACTTTAGCTACTGTTTGGACAAAACATCATTTATTGCTGATACTTTCTGTTTGCAGTAGGGATGGTTACTGTTAGGTAATAGTCAGTACCAGTTTTGATAATTTTGCTTAGAGCATTAATATTCTTATTCCTACTACTCTCTATCTCTACTTACGTATGTTATTATCAGTTTACTTTCTAATTTAATGGGAAGTGCGCCcgtgtgttattttaaattagaatGTGAAGTGAAgggtttattgttgttttcttgtagGGACAGATAATTAATGGCTGATTTGTGGTTGCAGTCATTATTTAGTACAGATGACTGGGTTACTGTCTTAGAAACCATTTATACTGATGAACAAAGCCCATATAGAGGCTCGCGTCTTAATAGCAGTAAATACATTAATGCACAGTTTAGATGCTTTAAAATCAGCAGCAAATTAGATGTAACAAAGCGGTATTGTTATGAATGTCAGAGCAGAGGGGCTTAATGTTGACGCAGCTACAGCAAGTTGCacttaaattaatgtttaagtTGAAACTTTGGCTGCTGGTGTACAGGTTTCTCAAATTTACATCCACCCATTCACATAGTTTTCCCTTCTCTTTTGGCCTTAGTTAACTGTAGTACTATGTAGTGCCATCATTAGTGGACTGTTAGAGACAGGGAAGTTTATTTTGCATTGTAGACCGCTCTAACAGCTGTGCTTTTACTGTTCCCTAGGAGAGTGTCAACATGGCAGACATGGACACTGAGACCAGCACACAAGCCGTGGTGGGTGAAGAGGAGCCTCTTTTCAGCAACCTggacctcttcctcttctccctgaTTGTCGGCCTCGTCATTTATTGGTTTATGTCTCGCAAGAAGCCAGAGCCCATCCCTGAATTCAAGAAGATTGATACACCGTGAGTATCTACAGTTTCTCTgggtttcagtttttatttttttatgaacgCAAATGTAGTATTGAGAAAAATTAGTTATTTATGACTCGCACAGTCCGAGGAGTCTTcctcaaatgttttgttctgaaaCCCCAAAATATTCAGTtgaagttcatttaaaaaaaaaaaaaagcaaaagcaaaagcagatCCAGACAGCAGAGAAGATCAGCTCAACAAATATTTGTCACTTTTGCCTTAAAGGTGATAGAAATTTGTATTCAACCTAACCACCAACCAAAATACTGTAGTTACTGATTAcgtttatttttgattaatttatcATTGTATCTCTGTTTTCCATCACTAGACGCTGCTAATAATTTGGCACAGAGAACAAA
It encodes:
- the LOC113173849 gene encoding transmembrane protein 120A-like; translation: MSHDLTDVLEEWKCLEEEFQQLQETHRKYLEKLDEISKLQSNCSTSISRQQKKLKEISHLVKQHSKSPSEEDAKNLDRIKEKIKTRPNAFFEMEAFLPKKNGLYLSLVLGNVNVTLFSKQSKFAYKDEYERFKLYTTIVLLLLSFICYFFVNYRAIDAVVNFLLVWYYCTLTIRESILITNGSRIKGWWVFHHYISAFLSGVMLTWPDGNLYKTFRNQFLAYCLYQSFVQCLQCYYQSGCLYRLRALGERHNMDLTVEGFQSWMWKGLTFLLPFLFFGHFWQLFNGITLFRMAQVSDLKEWQVLMCGLCFLILFMGNFFTTVAVVRQKFKTRNQKLKSL